Below is a genomic region from Prunus persica cultivar Lovell chromosome G3, Prunus_persica_NCBIv2, whole genome shotgun sequence.
CGTAGCTAAGAAATTTTTGGAGAAGTTCTTCTCTACTCAAAAGACAGCTACTTTGAGAGGGAAAATCTTTAACTTTAAACAAGATGATGGAGAACCTTTCAATGAATGTTGGGAGCGTTTCAAAGGGCTGTTGCTGCAATGTCCACATCATGGGTTACCTCTTTACTTACAAATgcaaattttttatgatgGACTAACCCAAACATGTCAATCGACTGTTGATAATGCAGCAGGTGgagctttgaagaaaaaaaatgctcaAGAGTCATATAACATTTATGAGATGTTGGGATGTAATGCTCAACACAAAGATACAAGAGGTAAACGAGTTGGAGTGTATGAAATGAGTTCTAATAATGATCTTGCCTTGCAGGTGGCTAGTTTGGAAAAGAAGCTCGATTCTATGCTCAATATGGTGCCTAAGATAGCTGAGGTGTGTGTCATTTGCAACATACCAGGTCATTCTACTTATCAATGCACGGCTAGTGAGGCTTATCCTGAATTCGTTCAAGAGCAAGTGAATCTCATGAATTCTTACAATCAGAGGCCGAGGAATGACCCGTTCTCTAATACATATAACCCTGGTTGGAGAGATCATCCCAATCTCTCATGGAAGAATAacaatcaatttcaaaatttccaaccAAAGGCTGCCACTACGCTTGAAGATACGGTCAAAATGCTAGCTCAAAACACCGTTCAGTTCCAGCAAACTACCAATAGTACTCTCCAACAACATTCGGCTGCTCTAACCAAAATGGAGACATAATTAGGTCAGATTGCTGATGCTTTGAGTCAAAGAAAACCCGGAAAATTTCCAAGCCAACCGGTGATACTTCAAAGGAACCAAGAGCAAGCCAAAGCGGTCATAACACTTAGAAGTGGTAAGGTTATTAATAATGGAGTTGGCAATGAAGTTACTAATGAATCTGATCATGTGAATGCAGGTCCCACTCaagaagagaatgagaaaCCGAATGACGATCCAAGCAATGCCACTTCTTCGTTTGAAGCTCCAAATTTTCACAAGGCTGAAAAACCTTACTCTCCACCCATTCCATTTCCTGGAAGACTTGCCAAAAGCAAGCAGGATAAGtcatttaaagaaatttttgatATATTAAGTAAAGTGAATGTTAATTTACCTTTGCTTGATGTCATTAGGAATATGCCAGCGTATGGGAAATTTTTCAAGGAGCTAAGCACTTATAAGAGGAAGTATGGACCTAATGAGAAGGTGTTGGTGTCTGAAAATGTGAGTGCTGTGCTTCAAAGAAAGCTCCCACCAAAACTCAAGGATCCGGGCAGTTTTTCTATCAATATCACCATTGGAGACAAGCTAGTTGAAAAGCCTATGCTTGACTTGGGGGCTAGCATCAATTTAATGCCCTATTCAGTGTATCTTCAATTAGGTTTGGGGGGTTTGAAGGCAACAACTATTTCATTGCAACTTGCTGATCGATCAGTTAAATATCCAAGAGGTATAGTGGAAGATATCTTAGTTCAAGTTGACAAACTAATTTTGCCTGCTGATTTTGTAGTGTTGGACATGGAAGAGGCTCCTCTACATGATCGTGAGTTACCTATTTTGCTTGGGAGACCCTTTATGGCCACGACAAAGACGATCATAGATGTGCAAAATGGTCTCCTCACCATGACTGTGCTAGGAGAAACTGTACAATTCAAAGTGTTTGAATCTCTTTCTCACCCTTCTAGTTCAATTGATTGTTGTTCGattgatgtgcttgattcactTGTTTTCTCTAAGTTTTTGCTGCCACAATCCAATGATCCATTACAATATGTTTTGAGTCAATCTCAAAATGACTTTGATGAAGAAGTGCTCATGGAGATGGTGGCTGCCTTGGAAGCATTACAACCATATCCCTCCACTTTTTCGCCTCTTATAGAGCCATTAGAACCATCTGCCACACATCTGATCCCTTCTATTGTTAAACCTCCAAAACTTGAGCTTAAACCACTTCCATCACATCTAAAATATGCTTACCTAGCTGAGTTTGAAATCTCCCAGTTATCATAGCATCTGATCTCACCCCTTTGGAAGAAGATAAGCTAATTAGGGTGCTAAAAGAGTTCAAATCAGGCATTGGGTGGTCTATTGCAGATATCAAGGGAATAAGCCCTACCATGTGCATGGCAATTCTTAGAAAGAGGTTTCAACCAGGTATGAAAGTACTTTTGTATGACTCACGTTTGCGACTGTTTCCAGGTAAATTGAAGTCTAGATGGGTTGGACCATTCAAAGTGCTTCAAGTATTTCCCCATGGAGCTATGAAGATAGAAAACATCAAGAATGGCACCCGTTTTAAGGTCAATGGACAGCGTTTGAAGCCTTATTTGGAGAATGTTTCACAGGAGCAAGTTTATGTCGTTATAGATTTTCTCGAGTTTATGGCAACTTAGACACACTACCATGTCTTGCCTAGACATTAAATAAAGCGCTTGCTAGGAGGCAACCTagctgggtttgtgttctttccGTTTATTTGTgttggtttttagtttttattttatttctttccatGCACACTGTGCCAATTTGCATTGCATCCAttccattcattttttttaaagcatcGAGGACAATGCTTAGTTTAGGTTTGGGGGTGTGGGATTTTCGTTTGTTTTTTAGTTCTGGTTAAAGTTTGCTTTTGCTTACTAATGTGAATGTATATGAGGGCTATGGTTTACAATGAGGACTACTGTGATGTCATGAAAAAGTTCATATCATATCTATTTTTTCAAAGCTGTTACTCTTGGAATCATGGTGGTTAAAGTATCATGCTCAAATTCTAGAAGAAGAATTGTGGAGACTACCCTAGTGACTGATTTTCAGCCTATTTACTTCTTTGAGAGGGTTTAAAGTGTTTGTACTCCTATCTTTTTGCTTCAATGTCATTTCAAATTatctcattatttttgtttgattgaacGCTAAGAATTGTTCGCTTTCGCAGATACCATGTGTTTGGTAACATTCATGAATGAACTCATTGAGACGATGTTAGGCTATGCATGTCTTAACCACCAAAAGGCCTAATTTCTTACCTTTATGTGTGTGCCATTACCCAATTTTGAAGCCAATCATTTTtagccattttcttttctcacatTTGTTTCCCCATATCCTTTTATCTCAATATGAGATATTTAGCCCATTACAGCTATACCCTATAGTTTGGGGAATACCAAAGtgataaaaacaaagataattCGAGCTCTACATCAAGAAAGTGGTATGTACCGAGGTATGTGTGCTGGAAttgtagaaaaaaagaaagaaaaaagaaacaaagttttagaaaaagaaaagaaaagaaaaagaatcaaagagGATGTAATTTCTAAATTCTTCCATTATCGCACGGGTCCTGGATGCCACgaacaaacaacaaagatCAATTCAAAAGGAGAGCTTGCTGCTTTCACAAGGAAGACACTTTGGTATGTCCCAAGCTTTAGTATTTCCTATCCTTTCTTTCATAGCCCCTGACCTAAGCCTTACATTACACACCTTGTGAAAGACCTAGCTGATCTTTGGGGATGTATTCATGGGTGCTGCTAAGTATGTGTGCTATCCATATTCTTAGTGTTTAATTCCTTTCATGAGATATGTCCAGAAATTGtgcttttatttcatatttcatatgtGAGGATTTTGATTCCCTTTTACATAACTTCACTCACATATGTTTGAGGAGAGACCACACCTTAGGATCTGAGTGAAAATTTGAGTGATATCTGTGAGGACTAGAGTTGAGGCGATTTCTATCTTTGGCATTTGAGTATGGTATCTTTGAAGTCATGGGACATGgagtaattattttttttacactaTACTTATGATATGATTCTTTGAAGTGGCAGACTAGTGGTTCGAATGTATGACTAAGCTTTCATTAGTTCTTATTAGTTTGCTATAAGTATGCTTTAACCAATTTGCTTGCAGGTATGCAGATGTTTGTGGGAGTCATCACTGTAAACCCTCAGGAGACACAACTCCTCCTACTAGGGACACCTAGGGGTTTAAAGGCTTGTTGCACATGCTCAGTGCAATCGTTTAACCAGCGAAAGTGGTCTAGTTAGATTTTATTGTCTTGAGTGTTTTTAGTTTCagttttgctcgaggactagcaaaaatcaggtttgggggtatttgataactcatatagttatacatttataccatccatttctagtatatttgtgatgtttttgagttaaacttgttgcgttttatcctattttgtgttagtatgcagttgcatatactttaggatcaagttgaaggcaaaagaaatgaaaacatgccatttttTGAGCTGATCCTTATTCAAACGTGGAAACAAGTTTCGTGACCTGTtttgaagtccaaataaagaatGCAAGGCGAACCTGGCTTGTTTGAAGACTAAGAGCGGAATGGGAAAGCAATGGGGATTTCTAGCCTGATTTGGAGGTgccaaataaggcaaaaacGTGCAAAATAAAGGCTGATTCATTAGGATATCGTTGGAACATCTTGTAGCCTTGTTTACCCCataaaaacttgccttttaGCCACTTCTAAAAcccctatttattttggacgaaTTTCACAACCCTGGGGCTGACTTCttggttattctctcctttcatgcatagaaaaaccctagccgtccATATATTTCCACCATCAGGACTCAGCGCAAGAGGTGGTTCTTggagaagttcaacatcataattggttcaagggtttcctctcatgaatttattttcactcatgttgtttatttttattttaatctctttgaacatgatgtgtaactaaattcatagctagggatttcgatgtcactttcatttttagttagggttctttcaaaactagtaatttatAGAGGTCCAATCGGTCCCTGTGGTTCGACACCCTTACTTGTACCATTATACTAACCATTTATTGGCACTtggaaggaacacaacaaCAAGTAAGGGTGTCAAACCACAGGGACCAATTGGACCTCTATAAATTACTAGGGATTGGATTACTAGGGACCTCTATAAATTGTCACTCCcatcatattgtgatgttccccaagctttggactcaatccgatatcgattggtccatgaaattggacaatccaggttcgtatgaagttcgttctgaaatggagtggttggtgtattgtatagttctggggatttgatttcactcaaaaaccaccaaatgactccttccacaatattatgatgttccccaagttttgcactcaatcctgTAACGATTGGCTCATGAAtaagacaattcaggttcttacgaagttctttctgaaatggagtggttggtgtattgtatagttttagagattggattttactccaaacccaccatatgactcctcccacaatattatgatgttccccaagttttggacgcaatccgatattgattggtcgaagaaatcagacaattcaggttcgtacgaagttcattctgaaatggagtggttggtttattgcacagttctggggattggatttcactcaaaaaccaccaaatgactcctcccacaatattttgatgttccccaaattttggactcaatccgatatcgattggttaatgaaatcggcaattcaggttcgtacgaagttcgttctgaaatggagtggttggtttattgtatagttctggggaatggatttcactcaaaaaccaccaaatgacgccccccacaatattatgatgttccccaacttttggacacaatccgacatcgattggaccttgaaatcggacaattcaagttcgtacgaggttcattctgaaatggagtggttggtgtattgtatagttctagggattgaatttctctcaaaacccaccaaatgac
It encodes:
- the LOC109948026 gene encoding uncharacterized protein LOC109948026 codes for the protein MSDTLAEIGQRLERLKSNTFVKSISASAQTSSVEEDNSSSGPTSVDSFDNSNSDKEEEMADNNDENRALEDYAQPVASLEKKLDSMLNMVPKIAEVCVICNIPGHSTYQCTASEAYPEFVQEQVNLMNSYNQRPRNDPFSNTYNPGWRDHPNLSWKNNNQFQNFQPKAATTLEDTVKMLAQNTVQFQQTTNSPTQEENEKPNDDPSNATSSFEAPNFHKAEKPYSPPIPFPGRLAKSKQDKSFKEIFDILSKVNVNLPLLDVIRNMPAYGKFFKELSTYKRKYGPNEKVLVSENVSAVLQRKLPPKLKDPGSFSINITIGDKLVEKPMLDLGASINLMPYSVYLQLGLGGLKATTISLQLADRSVKYPRGIVEDILVQVDKLILPADFVVLDMEEAPLHDRELPILLGRPFMATTKTIIDVQNGLLTMTVLGETVQFKVFESLSHPSSSIDCCSIDVLDSLVFSKFLLPQSNDPLQYVLSQSQNDFDEEVLMEMVAALEALQPYPSTFSPLIEPLEPSATHLIPSIVKPPKLELKPLPSHLKYAYLAEFEISQLS